A single genomic interval of Armigeres subalbatus isolate Guangzhou_Male chromosome 1, GZ_Asu_2, whole genome shotgun sequence harbors:
- the LOC134211361 gene encoding uncharacterized protein K02A2.6-like — protein MRLKQQAADCGFDKYSSEVSKILTEITLIDVIVQGCTSSELRRRILKEDQSLAEIEALGAMYECVDEQIKSLDKANVGYQHEKVFRVVENRKIEEKMTGECKASCFRCGNTGHFSKSLNCPARNKTCRRCKRIGHFESVCRGTLKRSASKLPSNTTEKKVRAIETVCESKNSDLSSTSTKEDEVLQRTYYAFYTGNETNMIECCIGGVKWNVIIDSGSECNLITRNAWEKFKASNINIHSSTRHCSRVLKAYGSNTPLKVIGSFIAEVRIKERHVVAEFFVVDGGQQCLLGDKTSKELGVLKVGLDINIVNEELKPFNKIDGIQVHIHVDPSIKPIFQPLRKVPVPLEDAVNKKLEQLLQRDIIEVKTGPTQWVSPLVVVGKANGEPRLCLDLRRVNEAVLRERYPMPVVDDYLARMGKQMIRSKLDIREAFLQIELDPVSRDVTTFITSKGLFRFKRMPFGLVTAPETFQRVMDEILTGCEGVYWYLDDVMVEGTTVEEHDARLNEVLNRFKNRNVQLNWEKCVFRVHELEFLGHIVSADGISPTKVKADAIQTFRIPKNPAEVRSFLGLANYMNKFIYNLATIDEPLRKLTLKDAPFD, from the exons ATGCGCTTGAAACAACAAGCAGCAGATTGCGGTTTCGATAAGTATTCATCCGAAGTGTCCAAGATTTTAACTGAGATCACATTGATTGATGTCATTGTCCAAGGCTGTACTTCGAGTGAGCTGCGTCGTCGTATATTGAAGGAAGACCAATCTCTAGCCGAAATTGAAGCATTAGGCGCTATGTATGAATGCGTGGATGAGCAGATCAAGAGTTTGGATAAAGCGAACGTTGGGTATCAACATGAGAAGGTGTTCAGAGTAGTCGAAAATcggaaaatagaagaaaaaatgaCTGGGGAATGCAAAGCTTCTTGTTTTCGTTGTGGAAACACGGGACATTTTTCGAAATCACTAAATTGCCCCGCTAGGAATAAAACGTGCAGGCGTTGTAAGCGCATTGGACATTTTGAGTCCGTATGCCGTGGAACTCTAAAACGATCAGCAAGTAAATTACCAAGCAACACAACGGAGAAAAAGGTTCGTGCTATCGAGACCGTTTGCGAAAGCAAGAATTCGGATCTATCAAGTACTTCTACAAAGGAAGATGAGGTTTTACAGAGGACTTATTATGCGTTTTATACCGGAAACGAGACGAATATGATAGAGTGCTGTATTGGAGGAGTTAAATGGAATGTGATAATTGACTCCGGATCAGAGTGCAACCTGATTACCCGTAATGCGTGGGAGAAATTCAAAGCGTCTAACATCAATATACACTCGTCTACAAGACACTGCAGTCGCGTGCTCAAAGCATACGGTAGTAACACACCATTGAAG GTTATAGGATCATTCATTGCTGAGGTACGGATCAAGGAACGACATGTGGTAGCAGAATTTTTTGTTGTGGATGGTGGTCAGCAATGCCTTTTAGGAGATAAAACTTCCAAGGAACTTGGAGTTTTGAAAGTAGGTCTAGATATTAACATCGTGAATGAGGAGTTAAAACCGTTCAATAAAATCGATGGGATTCAAGTTCACATCCATGTGGACCCGAGCATTAAGCCAATTTTTCAACCATTGCGAAAAGTTCCTGTTCCTCTTGAAGACGCCGTGAATAAGAAACTCGAACAACTGCTCCAGCGAGACATCATTGAAGTTAAGACGGGACCGACTCAATGGGTGTCTCCATTGGTAGTAGTGGGAAAAGCAAACGGCGAACCAAGGCTATGCTTGGATTTACGAAGAGTAAATGAAGCCGTTCTACGAGAACGATATCCAATGCCTGTCGTGGATGATTATTTGGCAAGAATGGGAAAACAGATGATTCGAAGTAAGCTCGATATTCGTGAAGCATTTCTACAAATTGAATTGGATCCTGTTTCCCGAGATGTCACTACGTTTATCACCAGTAAGGGACTCTTCCGCTTCAAAAGAATGCCCTTTGGTCTTGTTACTGCTCCTGAAACTTTTCAAAGAGTAATGGACGAAATATTGACGGGATGTGAAGGAGTGTACTGGTACCTAGATGATGTCATGGTGGAAGGCACAACTGTGGAAGAACATGATGCAAGATTGAATGAG GTTCTGAACCGTTTCAAGAACCGTAACGTTCAACTAAACTGGGAAAAATGTGTCTTTAGGGTGCATGAACTTGAATTTCTTGGTCATATTGTATCGGCTGATGGAATTTCACCAACAAAGGTCAAAGCAGATGCTATTCAAACCTTTCGAATACCAAAGAATCCAGCTGAAGTCAGGAGTTTTCTCGGGCTGGCTAATTATATGAACAAATTTATCTACAATTTGGCTACTATAGATGAGCCATTGCGTAAATTGACTTTGAAAGATGCACCGTTTGATTAG